The following are from one region of the Synechococcus sp. CBW1108 genome:
- a CDS encoding DEAD/DEAH box helicase encodes MTEISSGSSSPCPANLDAAANPAAAVNPPAEQGFGCFGFGSELLQALEAIGYREPSPIQKAAIPELMLGRDLVGQAQTGTGKTAAFALPMLARLDPAERKPQVLVLAPTRELALQVADAFNSYASQLNGVRILAIYGGADFRDQIHQLKRGVQIVVGTPGRVMDHMRQGTLDLSNLRALVLDEADEMLRMGFIDDVEWVLEQLPEKRQVVLFSATMPAEIRRISQKYLNSPAEVTIRQKAADASLIRQRFLMVHAPHKLAALERVLEAETSEGVIVFARTKAITITVAESLEQHGYDVAVLNGDVPQAQRERTIERLKSGQVDVLVATDVAARGLDVERIGLVINYDIPFDAEAYVHRIGRTGRAGRTGDAILFLTPRERRFLGGLERVVAKPIAEMELPSNATINQNRLDRMRAKLTGCLQTPESSEQERALLSEILQRVAQEQGSSPEQLALAALELALAGKPLLLQGEENFHQVRQNGPGRDGGRDLGVGREGGRDRGRGERPSGPPEDHMERFRVEVGWRDRIKPGNIVGAIANEAGLNGRSIGRIQIFDTHSTVDLPKGMPEDVFQGLRQLRVMNKPLQLSRLQG; translated from the coding sequence GTGACTGAAATTTCCAGCGGCAGCAGTTCACCCTGCCCCGCCAACCTTGACGCGGCTGCCAACCCAGCCGCAGCCGTCAATCCCCCTGCAGAACAGGGCTTTGGCTGCTTTGGTTTTGGCTCCGAACTCCTCCAGGCCCTAGAGGCCATCGGCTACCGGGAGCCTTCGCCGATCCAGAAGGCCGCCATCCCCGAGCTGATGCTCGGCCGTGATCTGGTGGGTCAGGCCCAGACCGGCACTGGCAAGACGGCGGCCTTTGCCCTGCCCATGTTGGCCCGCCTCGATCCAGCCGAGCGCAAGCCCCAGGTGCTGGTGCTTGCCCCAACCCGGGAACTGGCCCTCCAGGTGGCCGACGCCTTCAACAGCTATGCCTCCCAGTTGAATGGGGTTCGCATCCTGGCGATTTACGGCGGCGCCGATTTCCGCGACCAGATTCACCAGCTCAAGCGCGGTGTGCAGATCGTGGTGGGTACCCCTGGTCGGGTGATGGATCACATGCGCCAGGGCACCCTGGACCTCTCCAATCTGCGGGCCCTGGTGCTCGATGAGGCCGATGAGATGTTGCGCATGGGCTTCATCGACGATGTCGAATGGGTGCTGGAACAACTGCCTGAAAAACGCCAGGTTGTGCTGTTTTCGGCCACCATGCCTGCCGAAATCAGGCGCATATCCCAGAAGTACCTCAACAGCCCTGCCGAGGTCACAATCAGGCAGAAAGCTGCCGATGCCAGCCTCATCCGTCAGCGCTTTCTGATGGTGCATGCTCCCCACAAGCTGGCCGCCCTGGAGCGCGTACTCGAAGCCGAAACCAGTGAAGGCGTCATTGTCTTTGCCCGCACCAAGGCGATCACCATCACCGTGGCTGAGTCCCTGGAGCAGCATGGTTACGACGTGGCAGTGCTCAATGGCGATGTGCCCCAGGCCCAGCGGGAACGCACGATCGAACGGCTCAAAAGCGGCCAGGTGGATGTGCTGGTGGCCACCGACGTGGCGGCCCGCGGGCTCGATGTCGAGCGCATTGGCCTGGTAATCAACTACGACATCCCCTTCGATGCGGAGGCCTACGTGCACCGCATCGGCCGCACCGGCCGGGCCGGCCGCACCGGCGACGCCATCCTGTTTCTTACACCGCGGGAGCGTCGCTTTCTGGGTGGGCTGGAGCGGGTCGTGGCCAAACCGATCGCAGAGATGGAGCTGCCTAGCAACGCCACCATCAACCAGAACAGGCTTGACCGCATGCGGGCCAAGCTCACCGGCTGCCTCCAGACCCCCGAGAGCAGTGAGCAGGAAAGGGCCCTGCTGAGCGAAATTCTGCAGCGGGTGGCCCAGGAGCAGGGTTCCAGCCCCGAGCAGTTGGCCCTGGCTGCCCTGGAGCTGGCCTTGGCCGGCAAACCCCTGCTGCTCCAGGGTGAGGAAAATTTCCATCAGGTGCGCCAGAACGGGCCGGGGCGCGATGGCGGCCGCGATCTGGGGGTTGGCCGTGAGGGGGGGCGGGACCGCGGGCGTGGGGAGCGGCCTTCGGGTCCGCCGGAAGATCACATGGAGCGCTTTCGCGTCGAGGTGGGCTGGCGAGACCGGATCAAGCCAGGCAACATCGTGGGTGCCATCGCCAATGAAGCGGGTCTGAATGGTCGTTCGATCGGCAGAATTCAGATCTTCGACACCCACAGCACCGTCGACCTGCCCAAGGGAATGCCCGAAGACGTGTTCCAAGGCCTGCGCCAGCTGCGGGTCATGAACAAACCGCTGCAACTCTCACGGCTGCAGGGCTAA
- a CDS encoding RNA-binding protein, with protein MTIYVGNLSFQAEREDLLDLFGQYGEVRQCSLPLDRETGRKRGFAFVELADDAAEQNAIDDLQDVEWMGRMIRVNKATPREGGGGGNRGGGGGGYGGGGNRW; from the coding sequence ATGACCATTTACGTTGGCAACCTCTCGTTTCAAGCTGAGCGCGAGGACCTGCTTGATCTCTTCGGCCAGTACGGAGAGGTGCGCCAGTGCAGCCTGCCCCTCGACCGGGAAACCGGCCGCAAGCGCGGCTTTGCCTTTGTTGAGCTGGCCGATGACGCAGCCGAACAAAATGCCATCGACGATCTCCAGGATGTCGAGTGGATGGGCCGCATGATCCGCGTAAATAAAGCCACCCCCAGGGAAGGGGGCGGTGGCGGTAACCGTGGCGGCGGCGGCGGTGGCTATGGCGGCGGCGGTAACCGCTGGTAA